TGACCAGTCTGATGGGCAATCCTTCGATGGCTCGTCGGTCCGCGCGGAACGCGTCGAACATGGACCGGCTTGCTCCCGTCTCCACATTTGAACGTCCGGGCGGACGCTTATGAGGGATGCCGGGACCACGCCGGGGCATGCACGTCCTCGGACGCGACGCGTCGGCGACGGGGCCCGCGGTTCGCTTCGGCACGTACCGCGCCGCCGACGGCAGCGACGGCGCGGCCGTTGGCCTCGACCTCCATCGCCCGCACGCGGCCCTCGTCGTCGGCAAGCGCGGCTACGGCAAGTCACACACCCTCGGCGTCGTCGCTGAGGGGGCGGCCCGCGCGCCCGGCGTCGCCCCAATCGTCGTCGACCCGATGGGGGAGTTCGCGGGGCTCGCGGAGGGGTCGGCCTCGGTGCGCGTCGTCGCTGCGCCAACCGTCGCCGCGACGCTTCTCCCATCGACGGCGTGGCCGGCGCTGTTCGACCTCTCACCAACCGACTCCGTCGGCGCCCTCCTCTGGGAGGCGGCCCGCGAGACGGCGACGCTGGACGAGATGCTCGCACACGTCGACGCGGCGGCCGTCGCCGACGGCGTGGCGCGGGCCGCCCGGAACCACCTCCAGCTCGCCGACTCGTGGGGTGTCTTCGACCCCGACGGCCTCGACGCTCGCACGCTCCTGTCGGCGTCGGCGACGGTGCTCGACTGTTCGGGACTGGCCGACCGGGCGGCAGCGGCGCTCGTTCGCGCCGTCGCCGCCGGCCTGTACGACGCGTGCGTCGACCGTCGACCCGAACGCTTGCCGTGGCTCCTCCTTGACGAAGCGCACGTGTTCTTCGACGGGATTGCGGCGCCGGCGCTTGAGACGGTACTCACGCGCGGGCGGACGCCCGGCGTCTCGCTGGTCGCCGCTACCCAGCGCCCCGGCGCGCTCCCGTCGGTCGCGCTCTCGCAGTCGGACCTCCTCATCGCCCACCGGTTGACCGCGGGCACGGACGTGGAGGCGCTGGCGGCCGCGACGCCGACGTATCTCTCCGGTCGGCTTCGCGACCGGCTTCCGGCCGAGACTGGTGCGGCTGTCGTCGTCGACGACGTCACCGAGTCGGTCCACGGCGTGCAGGTGCGCGCCCGCGAGACACCCCACGGTGGCGCGGACCCGCGTGTCGACGCCGCTCACGACGACTCGTCGATGGCCGTCCCGCAGTCCGGGCACTCGCCGTCGACGACGGGGACCGGCGTCGAACACTCCGGGCAGAATTCGAGATAGCAGGTGGAGTCGCCCATGCCCCCAAATTTGTGCCACAGCGGCAAGGCGTTTACTGTGCCGTCGTGACGGATGTCTCGGTCGTGTCCTCCGAGCCTTCCGAGTCCAGCCGTGGCTCCCAGGTCTGCTCGCCCTGGTACTCGAAACACCGATTGGCCTGCTCGGGGTCGAGCACCGTCAGCGAGAGCCAGCCGTTGTCGAACAGGGTCGCGAGGTCGTCGTTGCGCGCGAGGATATCGGTCACCTGCTCGACGGGGGCGTGAATCACGACCGAAAGCCGGAGTGGCTGGTGATAGAGTTCGCTGTCGTCCCCGTACAGCGACTGGAGTGGGAGTCCGACGCGAAGGTCGCCGCCGTTCCCCTGCACGACGCCGACGTGACCTACCGTGTTGTGAGTCGTCTTCGACCCGCTCCCGTACACTTCGTTGTCGACGGTCGAGAAGTAGTACTGGGCGCTGATCATCTGACAGACGACCAGCGGGCCAGTCATGATGTTTTCGAGGGCGTCGCCGTCGGGGTCGGTCGACCAGTCGTAGGAGTGGAGGAACGAGCGACCGTCGAGGTCAAGACCGTCGGTCAGGTCGCGCGGCCCGATGACGAAGCCAGCGTTCCCGGACAACCCGAGTTCTGGACGGGGTTGGGCCCAATCGGCGGTTCTGGTCTCGGCTTCGCTGACGCTGTCGGCGGCGTCGACGTCCATCGTGTCCAGTCGCTCTGCCGTTGCCCCCTGCTGGGCGGTTTCGAGGCCGTCACGCAGGCGGTCGACGACGGCCTGCTGGCGCTCCGAGAGGGATTCGCTCACGAACAGCGACACCGAGTCGGTCGTGGTGTTGTGCTCCGCGGCGAGGAACACGGTGTCGTCGGGAACGTCGACGCCGCGGTCACGCAGTTCGTCTCGGACCGCCGGGTCGTTGCAGATGGCGGCGAGGGCCCGCGCGTTCGGTGTCCCCGGACTGCCCGCGCAGGCGCCGCAGTCGATGCTCGACTGGTACGGGTTGTTGACCGTCTCGCTCCGATGGCCGGTGAAGACGACGACCGGTGCGAACTCCTCCCAGCCCAGCAGGTCGAACGCCGCTTCGGCGTAGAACGCGCGCTGCTCGGTCGACATTCCAACCGGGAGGTCGGCCGCGTGGTCGTGGTCCGTGTTGCCGTCGACCGTTGGTTCGCAGAAGTTCTCGGGCCGGGGTGGACTGAGCCGGTCACGCAGGGCGCGCACGCTCGACGGGACGAGCGTCCGCGAGGCCAGCGCGGCGCCGAACAGCCCACCCGACGCCTCGACGAAGCCGAACGCAGCCGCGAGGTCGGTTTTCAGCGACTTCACGAGCTTCGTCCCGGCACGGGTGTAGCGCTCCCATCGCTCGTAGGCCGTCGCCGCCCCGCCGTCTGTTCGGGGGCGGTCCGTGACGTGATGCGTCGGGTCGACCATCACCGGACACGAGTCGGTTCGTGTCTTCGACTTCCAGCCCTCGTACTCCAGCGGAATGCCGAAGAAGCCGCCGTAGCCGAACGTCTCGTAGGGACCGGTGCGTTCGAGGTGTCGGCGGATGACCTCCGAGCGCGTGTCGATACAGAAGACGAGCTGTGCCTCGGGCGCCGCCGACGATTCTCCCTCGCCCCCGAGCTGGCGCTGGATGTCGTCGACGAGTTCCTCGCGGTAGCTCCGCTCCCACGCCGTCAACCAGTGTTCGGCCAGGGGTGGGTCGTCCGAATCGGCCGTCTCCCCGTCGCTCGCCGGAGCGAGCGTCGCCCCCATGTGTTTGGCCAGGGTCAGACGAATCGCCATGTAATCGAGCAGCGTCGCGGGACAGGCCTCCTGCCACGGATTGTTGTTTGCCTGCGCCCGCTGCTTGATGAAGCCGACCCAGCCGGGCAGCGCGGCCAGATGGTGTTCGAAGATGCGCTCCCACTCCTCGGTCGGGTGCTCGCTCAGGACGGCAGACACCGCTTCGGACGCCGTCTCGGGCAGGTCGTCGAGGCGCTCGTGGTAGTGTGTCGCCACGGGCGTCGACGAGGCGGGTATCTCGGCGTCGTGGGGCGCGACCGACCGCCAGGCACGGTACAGGCCCTCCTCGCGGTTCGGCGGCGGACACGCCGCCTGTCCCTGGTCGAGGAGGGCGGCCAGCCACTTCGCGACGAGGCGGTCGAGTCGCTCGTCGGTCTCGCTCGTCGAGTCGCGGTCGCGTTCCACGCTCTCCATCCGGTCTAAGAGCGCCTCGGGCGAGTCGGTGTATCCGTGCGCGTCGAGGACGCTGTCGAGTTCCTCGTCGTCGATGCGGCCCGACTCCCAGGCCTCGCGAAACCGGGCCGGGTGCGGATACCCGCGGCCGCCGAACAGGCGTTCGCCCTCTGCGACCGCTGCCGGGAACGGTCGGTCTTCGAACCCCGAGAGGGGGTTCGCACCCACGTCGGAGTACAGCGGCCACACGCGACCGATACGCTCCGCCGCGCTGTCGATTTTGGCTCGGATGGTGACCGGGTCGACGCCGTTCATACTGTTCGTCTCATCGCACGACTGTTCCTATTCAGTTAAACATCTTTCTACATATGTACTGTAATTGGGTTAATTCCTAAAATACTTG
This DNA window, taken from Haloplanus vescus, encodes the following:
- a CDS encoding ATP-binding protein produces the protein MHVLGRDASATGPAVRFGTYRAADGSDGAAVGLDLHRPHAALVVGKRGYGKSHTLGVVAEGAARAPGVAPIVVDPMGEFAGLAEGSASVRVVAAPTVAATLLPSTAWPALFDLSPTDSVGALLWEAARETATLDEMLAHVDAAAVADGVARAARNHLQLADSWGVFDPDGLDARTLLSASATVLDCSGLADRAAAALVRAVAAGLYDACVDRRPERLPWLLLDEAHVFFDGIAAPALETVLTRGRTPGVSLVAATQRPGALPSVALSQSDLLIAHRLTAGTDVEALAAATPTYLSGRLRDRLPAETGAAVVVDDVTESVHGVQVRARETPHGGADPRVDAAHDDSSMAVPQSGHSPSTTGTGVEHSGQNSR
- a CDS encoding DUF2309 domain-containing protein, coding for MNGVDPVTIRAKIDSAAERIGRVWPLYSDVGANPLSGFEDRPFPAAVAEGERLFGGRGYPHPARFREAWESGRIDDEELDSVLDAHGYTDSPEALLDRMESVERDRDSTSETDERLDRLVAKWLAALLDQGQAACPPPNREEGLYRAWRSVAPHDAEIPASSTPVATHYHERLDDLPETASEAVSAVLSEHPTEEWERIFEHHLAALPGWVGFIKQRAQANNNPWQEACPATLLDYMAIRLTLAKHMGATLAPASDGETADSDDPPLAEHWLTAWERSYREELVDDIQRQLGGEGESSAAPEAQLVFCIDTRSEVIRRHLERTGPYETFGYGGFFGIPLEYEGWKSKTRTDSCPVMVDPTHHVTDRPRTDGGAATAYERWERYTRAGTKLVKSLKTDLAAAFGFVEASGGLFGAALASRTLVPSSVRALRDRLSPPRPENFCEPTVDGNTDHDHAADLPVGMSTEQRAFYAEAAFDLLGWEEFAPVVVFTGHRSETVNNPYQSSIDCGACAGSPGTPNARALAAICNDPAVRDELRDRGVDVPDDTVFLAAEHNTTTDSVSLFVSESLSERQQAVVDRLRDGLETAQQGATAERLDTMDVDAADSVSEAETRTADWAQPRPELGLSGNAGFVIGPRDLTDGLDLDGRSFLHSYDWSTDPDGDALENIMTGPLVVCQMISAQYYFSTVDNEVYGSGSKTTHNTVGHVGVVQGNGGDLRVGLPLQSLYGDDSELYHQPLRLSVVIHAPVEQVTDILARNDDLATLFDNGWLSLTVLDPEQANRCFEYQGEQTWEPRLDSEGSEDTTETSVTTAQ